The Prochlorococcus sp. MIT 1300 genome has a window encoding:
- the mfd gene encoding transcription-repair coupling factor: protein MVLDSIIEQIEGSTLTESLLKRVKGKDRLTLSGASRSIRAITTTAFSRREKRPLLVVVPTLEEAGRWISLLEIMSWRSVQLYPTSECSPYDEFEPTTEIIWGQLQVLGELLNNQNNSDLAIVTTERALQPHLPPKSIFEQNCRSIKQGDNIDIKLLSNELANLGYKKVPTTEQEGTWSRRGDIVDIYPVSNELPIRLELFDEELEKLREFDPTTQRSLDPIKSVTLTPTSFNPLIENILKVNDYLEQIISKQLKSKNNLNNGNLSLRRYLGLAWNEPSSLLDYIHPESFVVIDERKHCIAHAKQWLEHVEQQYKDLTKDHIDDITDCKTLIPSYHSSISKCFNQVDSLSGFDTAELFEELQTLNQFDLAGRPIECFPNQFGKISEHIKKLNQENYLTWLVSIQPSRAVALLEEHDCITKFVANDLDKTSINRLIKQKTPVALKLKKNSEIEGFKLPAWKIALVTDKEFFGQHTLASSSYVRRRSRASSKTVDPNKMQRGDYVVHRNHGIGRFLGMDKMAISGKARDYLVVEYLDGTLRVAADQLGTLGRFRANTDTPPKLNKMGGTVWDKTKEKARKSIQKVAIDLVKLYAERTNSVGFSYPPDGPWQIELEDSFPYEATPDQVRAVADVKKDMEHERPMDRLICGDVGFGKTEVAIRAIFKAITAGKQAIVLAPTTVLAQQHWRTIAERYSPYPIKVALLNRFKTTLEKNNIIQQLQNGNIDLVVGTHILLNKKITYDKLGLLVIDEEQRFGVKQKEKIKDLKKQVDVLTLSATPIPRTLYMSLSGVREMSLITTPPPLRRAIKTHLAEMDNDAVRSAIKQEIDRGGQVFYVVPRIEGIDNVAIRLKQMLPSIKLIVAHGQMPEGELESAMVAFNAGEYDVMLCTTIIESGLDIPRVNTILIEDSQKFGLSQLYQLRGRVGRSGVQAHAWLFYPNDSLLSDAARKRLRAIKEFTQLGSGYQLAMRDMEIRGVGNLLGVEQSGQMEIIGFDLYMEMLQECMAEINGQSIPQVDEVQIDLPVTAFIPGDWITEPDEKIAAYRSASNCKNNKELVELTASWTDRYGNLPGSVQALIEIMQLKLVAKKCGFSRIRQEKQNVVLETPMEEPGFRLIRKGIPEHLHTRFVYQAATGRSAKVTVRGIGVLPIEKLIDQLKDWLLLMSKQIPDEIQDRIFQEEELTTKKNETVLSI, encoded by the coding sequence AACAATCAAAACAACTCAGATTTAGCGATTGTAACAACAGAAAGAGCTCTTCAACCACATCTTCCGCCAAAAAGTATATTCGAACAAAATTGTAGGTCCATTAAGCAAGGAGACAATATTGATATTAAACTTTTGTCCAATGAGTTAGCAAACCTGGGCTACAAGAAAGTTCCAACAACAGAACAAGAGGGGACATGGAGTAGAAGAGGAGACATAGTTGATATATACCCTGTAAGTAATGAATTACCGATTAGGCTAGAATTATTTGACGAAGAATTAGAAAAGCTAAGAGAGTTTGATCCTACGACCCAACGATCACTAGACCCAATAAAAAGTGTGACTTTAACACCTACTAGCTTTAACCCGTTAATAGAAAATATCTTAAAAGTAAATGATTATTTAGAGCAGATTATCTCGAAACAATTGAAGTCGAAGAACAACCTAAACAATGGCAACCTAAGTCTCCGTAGATACCTAGGTCTAGCATGGAATGAACCGTCCTCCCTTCTTGATTACATACACCCAGAATCCTTTGTGGTAATTGATGAGCGTAAGCATTGCATTGCACATGCAAAACAATGGCTAGAACACGTTGAACAACAATATAAAGATTTGACCAAAGATCATATTGATGATATTACAGACTGCAAAACGCTTATACCAAGTTACCACTCTTCAATAAGCAAATGTTTTAATCAAGTAGACTCTTTATCTGGCTTTGACACAGCTGAATTATTCGAGGAACTCCAAACCCTAAATCAATTTGATTTAGCAGGTCGTCCTATCGAATGTTTCCCTAATCAATTTGGTAAAATTTCAGAGCATATAAAGAAGCTTAACCAAGAAAACTATCTAACATGGCTTGTATCAATTCAACCGAGCCGGGCTGTTGCTCTTCTAGAAGAGCATGACTGCATAACTAAATTTGTAGCTAATGATTTAGATAAAACTTCCATTAATAGATTGATTAAGCAAAAAACCCCCGTAGCTCTGAAACTTAAGAAGAACAGTGAAATAGAAGGTTTCAAGTTACCAGCCTGGAAAATAGCTTTAGTAACTGACAAGGAATTCTTTGGGCAACATACTCTAGCTTCTTCGAGTTATGTAAGGAGACGAAGTAGAGCATCTAGTAAAACCGTAGATCCCAACAAGATGCAAAGGGGAGACTATGTCGTTCATCGCAATCATGGAATAGGTCGTTTCCTAGGAATGGATAAAATGGCGATCTCAGGTAAAGCAAGAGACTATCTTGTTGTTGAGTATCTTGATGGAACTTTAAGAGTTGCTGCAGATCAACTTGGAACTCTGGGGCGATTTAGAGCTAACACTGATACCCCACCTAAACTAAACAAAATGGGCGGAACTGTCTGGGATAAAACAAAAGAGAAGGCACGGAAATCAATACAGAAGGTGGCAATTGATCTAGTGAAGTTGTACGCAGAAAGAACCAATTCGGTTGGTTTCTCCTATCCACCAGATGGGCCATGGCAAATCGAACTAGAAGACTCATTCCCATACGAAGCAACGCCAGATCAAGTAAGAGCAGTTGCAGATGTAAAGAAAGATATGGAGCATGAAAGGCCTATGGATAGGTTGATATGTGGCGATGTTGGATTCGGAAAAACAGAGGTCGCTATTAGGGCAATATTTAAGGCAATTACAGCTGGAAAGCAAGCAATTGTACTAGCCCCAACCACGGTATTAGCCCAGCAACATTGGAGAACAATCGCGGAAAGGTATTCTCCTTATCCAATAAAAGTTGCATTATTAAATAGATTTAAAACCACATTAGAAAAAAATAATATCATTCAGCAACTCCAAAATGGCAATATTGACTTAGTTGTAGGTACACATATTCTACTAAATAAAAAGATAACCTATGACAAGCTTGGTTTATTAGTTATTGATGAAGAACAGCGTTTTGGAGTAAAGCAAAAGGAGAAAATCAAAGACCTGAAAAAACAAGTTGATGTTCTTACTCTTTCTGCAACTCCCATTCCCAGAACCCTTTATATGAGCCTATCTGGAGTTAGAGAAATGAGTCTTATTACTACGCCACCCCCTTTAAGAAGGGCAATCAAAACTCATCTCGCCGAAATGGATAACGACGCAGTTAGAAGTGCTATAAAGCAAGAAATTGATCGCGGAGGTCAAGTATTTTACGTCGTCCCTAGAATTGAGGGTATTGATAATGTTGCTATTAGGCTAAAACAAATGCTGCCTTCAATTAAGTTGATAGTAGCCCATGGTCAAATGCCTGAGGGTGAATTAGAGAGTGCCATGGTTGCATTTAATGCTGGAGAATACGATGTAATGTTGTGTACTACTATTATAGAGAGTGGTCTAGATATTCCAAGAGTTAACACTATATTGATTGAGGATTCCCAGAAATTTGGTTTATCACAGCTGTACCAATTAAGAGGAAGAGTAGGAAGAAGTGGTGTTCAAGCTCATGCTTGGTTGTTCTATCCAAATGACTCCTTGCTAAGTGACGCTGCAAGAAAAAGGCTCAGAGCAATAAAAGAATTCACGCAATTAGGCAGTGGATATCAACTAGCAATGAGAGATATGGAGATAAGAGGCGTTGGCAATCTTTTAGGGGTTGAACAAAGTGGACAAATGGAAATTATAGGTTTCGACCTCTATATGGAGATGTTGCAAGAGTGCATGGCAGAAATTAATGGACAGTCTATACCTCAAGTTGATGAAGTTCAAATAGATTTACCGGTCACTGCCTTTATCCCAGGTGACTGGATAACAGAACCCGATGAAAAAATTGCTGCCTATCGTTCTGCATCTAATTGCAAAAACAATAAAGAACTAGTTGAGCTAACAGCGTCATGGACAGATCGTTATGGCAACTTACCAGGATCAGTACAAGCTCTTATAGAAATAATGCAATTGAAGTTAGTGGCGAAAAAATGTGGTTTTTCACGAATAAGGCAAGAAAAACAGAATGTGGTACTGGAAACTCCAATGGAAGAACCTGGATTTCGCCTAATACGAAAGGGGATCCCTGAACATCTACATACCAGATTCGTTTACCAAGCTGCTACAGGTCGGTCGGCTAAAGTCACTGTTAGAGGTATTGGTGTTTTGCCAATAGAGAAACTGATCGACCAGCTTAAGGATTGGCTATTACTTATGAGTAAACAAATACCTGATGAAATTCAAGACCGTATATTCCAAGAAGAAGAGCTAACCACCAAAAAGAACGAAACTGTTCTATCGATTTAG
- a CDS encoding DUF2949 domain-containing protein — MIFTSHSQSKASEKLIAFLTDKLGISDNALKLGQRQSELEQSPLPIVLWSFGLLTLKQLEDVFDWQDSQ; from the coding sequence ATGATTTTTACCAGTCATTCACAATCAAAAGCATCCGAAAAATTAATAGCTTTTCTAACTGACAAACTTGGAATTAGCGATAATGCACTCAAGCTAGGACAAAGACAATCTGAATTAGAACAATCCCCTTTACCAATTGTACTTTGGAGTTTTGGCCTACTTACTCTTAAACAGCTAGAAGACGTATTTGATTGGCAAGACAGTCAGTAG
- a CDS encoding FAD-dependent monooxygenase: MHCPLKVLIKGGGPTGSILALALAKHGAHVCLFDPKNRTQLINKSRAYAITHSTRRLFQNIDIWNDLNSHITLFDQLSIEDRETSTRLNLRLSDLPERNNKYGAIGWVLDHKRFMEVVLPRLDQSTSISLNLGSDISANLKDYDFVFAADGPFSRTRKDLKIKPLFFPYRQGCLTTKVLIRGVSPGTAYEIFREEGPLALLPMGGDLFQVIWSGPFNSCQARSKLNHSSFLDSLARVLPNGFEPDVVIDNPAAFPLGFSICPKFDKEKFLLLGESAHRCHPVGGQGLNVCWRDVMEISNLFLQYNRGTIVKSHIPCRYTRNRILDVLSINIITDLIIRIFSNRNPLFMLSRKLVFHVIKCSSYTRKLILGLMTEGFPGFVSYSLRSMKPNRRNL; this comes from the coding sequence ATGCACTGCCCCCTAAAAGTATTAATAAAAGGAGGAGGGCCTACAGGTAGCATTTTGGCATTAGCTCTTGCGAAACACGGAGCTCACGTCTGCCTTTTTGATCCGAAAAATAGAACTCAACTTATTAATAAAAGTCGAGCATATGCAATAACCCATTCAACTAGAAGACTTTTTCAGAACATTGATATCTGGAATGATTTGAATAGTCATATAACTTTGTTTGATCAATTATCTATTGAGGATAGAGAAACCTCAACTCGTTTAAATCTCAGACTATCTGATCTGCCGGAAAGAAATAATAAGTATGGGGCAATAGGATGGGTGCTAGACCATAAAAGGTTTATGGAAGTTGTTTTGCCCCGGTTAGATCAAAGTACATCTATAAGTTTAAACCTTGGGTCAGACATTTCCGCTAATTTAAAAGATTATGATTTTGTCTTTGCTGCTGATGGACCTTTTTCACGAACAAGAAAGGATTTAAAAATCAAACCTTTATTTTTTCCGTATAGACAGGGTTGTTTAACAACCAAAGTTTTGATCAGAGGAGTCTCACCAGGGACAGCTTATGAAATTTTTCGTGAGGAGGGACCTTTGGCTCTACTCCCGATGGGTGGTGATTTGTTTCAAGTTATTTGGTCTGGCCCTTTCAATTCATGTCAAGCCAGGTCTAAATTAAATCATTCATCCTTTTTAGACTCTTTGGCAAGAGTTTTACCAAATGGTTTTGAGCCAGATGTTGTTATTGATAATCCTGCTGCGTTTCCTCTAGGCTTTTCAATTTGTCCAAAATTTGATAAGGAAAAATTCCTGTTGCTTGGAGAATCTGCCCATAGATGTCACCCTGTTGGAGGTCAGGGTCTAAATGTTTGCTGGAGAGATGTAATGGAGATTAGTAATTTATTTTTGCAATATAATAGAGGTACTATTGTTAAATCGCATATTCCTTGCCGATATACTAGAAATAGAATCTTAGATGTATTGTCGATTAACATCATTACAGATTTAATTATTAGAATCTTCTCTAACAGGAATCCTTTATTTATGCTTTCAAGGAAGTTGGTCTTTCATGTAATCAAGTGCTCCTCTTATACCAGAAAGCTTATATTAGGCTTAATGACAGAGGGGTTTCCCGGTTTTGTAAGCTATTCTCTGAGAAGTATGAAGCCTAATCGAAGGAATTTATGA
- a CDS encoding class I SAM-dependent methyltransferase, whose protein sequence is MTVVVLNENDRLKLDNSPDEDFYSQPRYVHHLDSGFRSRLTSLYSEVFEPTIDVLDLMSSWVSHLPQEHSCNEVIGHGLNKEELEANQDLNHFWVQNLNRDYEIPLESNSIDMVLIVAGWQYLQYPEPIAEELLRITRPGGKLIISFSNRAFWNKAPRIWTESSDEERIKCISSILEAQRWTVVRTIAENTQPLGLKQLWSSNGDPFFAVIARNNT, encoded by the coding sequence ATGACAGTAGTTGTTTTAAATGAGAATGATAGATTAAAACTAGACAATAGTCCCGACGAAGATTTCTACTCTCAGCCTCGATACGTGCATCACTTAGACTCCGGGTTTCGTTCCAGACTAACCTCTCTATATTCAGAAGTTTTTGAACCGACTATTGATGTTTTAGATTTGATGAGTAGTTGGGTAAGCCACCTTCCCCAAGAGCATTCTTGTAATGAGGTTATAGGTCATGGCCTTAATAAGGAGGAGTTGGAAGCAAATCAAGACTTGAATCACTTCTGGGTACAGAACTTAAATAGAGACTATGAAATTCCATTAGAATCTAACAGCATTGATATGGTTTTAATAGTAGCTGGGTGGCAATACTTACAGTATCCAGAGCCAATTGCGGAAGAACTTTTACGAATTACTAGGCCAGGTGGCAAGCTAATAATATCATTTAGTAATCGTGCATTTTGGAATAAAGCTCCAAGAATTTGGACGGAATCGAGCGATGAAGAAAGAATTAAGTGTATTAGTAGTATTTTGGAAGCTCAGAGATGGACCGTTGTAAGAACAATAGCGGAAAATACACAGCCTTTAGGCTTAAAGCAGCTTTGGTCTAGTAATGGAGACCCTTTCTTTGCTGTTATAGCTAGAAATAATACCTAA
- a CDS encoding DUF3038 domain-containing protein: MKPLARRGLERLDLLLLVVESLDLNGGEAMLWASKELGLDSYFPNRVELWKRRCHNPLRRVTQRGQLKVSDSQAMISLLCFMAERLYPVIHQLLSSREPEKLNQQRWILLDQRLKELVAERMNSRRGAVQRLLQPIEQTQSTLRQLVFTLALSAGCGGPSRLRASLCDPTP; this comes from the coding sequence TTGAAACCACTTGCAAGAAGGGGCTTAGAAAGATTGGACCTCCTACTATTGGTAGTTGAATCATTGGACCTAAACGGTGGAGAAGCCATGTTATGGGCTTCTAAGGAGCTTGGTTTGGACTCATATTTTCCAAATCGTGTAGAGCTTTGGAAGAGGCGCTGTCATAATCCCTTAAGGCGTGTGACACAAAGGGGACAACTAAAAGTTTCTGATTCACAAGCGATGATTTCGCTTTTATGTTTTATGGCAGAGCGCTTATATCCAGTAATTCATCAACTTCTTTCTTCAAGGGAGCCAGAGAAGTTAAATCAGCAAAGATGGATTTTACTTGATCAACGACTAAAGGAATTAGTAGCTGAAAGAATGAATTCAAGGCGAGGAGCTGTTCAAAGACTTCTTCAACCTATTGAGCAAACTCAATCAACTCTGAGACAGTTGGTCTTTACACTTGCCCTTAGTGCTGGTTGTGGAGGCCCAAGTCGGTTAAGAGCAAGTCTCTGTGATCCAACACCCTGA
- a CDS encoding DUF4335 domain-containing protein, giving the protein MFKLTFKYQQSSTLLEIEGVPDFSVGQDDGVIGILSSWKLMVVGSTEMEGKRDHLHSLMSVVLPYARYRLSGLAKPFGRKDGFVVIEPKEDKHLLTLRSSQPGIEPLAFLIDDSELADIVRCIDELRNDPRVSIDWHLPSDNPLRKRDLAERIPFGQRLAAPFVGCLSLIAAAFVAFVVPTPTSEIDLLNETSEIRPEMSQVNN; this is encoded by the coding sequence ATGTTTAAGCTCACTTTTAAATATCAACAATCATCTACGCTTCTTGAAATAGAAGGTGTTCCAGACTTTTCAGTAGGACAAGACGATGGTGTGATTGGGATTCTTTCTTCTTGGAAGCTTATGGTTGTGGGCTCTACTGAAATGGAAGGCAAGCGCGACCATCTACATTCACTGATGAGTGTGGTCTTACCTTATGCACGCTACCGTTTGTCCGGTTTGGCTAAGCCATTTGGGAGGAAAGATGGATTTGTTGTTATAGAGCCTAAGGAAGACAAACACCTTTTAACACTGCGCAGTAGTCAACCTGGTATTGAACCATTGGCTTTTCTCATTGATGATTCAGAACTAGCTGACATTGTCCGTTGTATAGATGAACTCAGGAACGACCCTCGGGTTTCAATTGATTGGCATTTGCCTTCTGATAACCCTCTAAGGAAAAGAGACCTGGCTGAGCGTATTCCATTTGGCCAGAGACTTGCAGCGCCTTTCGTGGGTTGCTTGTCTCTAATAGCAGCAGCCTTTGTAGCTTTTGTTGTGCCTACTCCCACAAGTGAAATTGACCTTCTGAATGAAACTAGTGAAATCAGGCCAGAGATGTCCCAGGTAAACAATTGA
- a CDS encoding thioredoxin family protein: MNDLTMIKFSSEDCGTCHRMSHYDQKVCEELELNFVSVKLQDAEVYRKYRKILLSKYPKKEGMGWPTYLLVSNPDSEFEVHGELKGGMQKGEFREKLKSLLTTT; this comes from the coding sequence ATGAATGATCTTACGATGATTAAATTTAGCTCCGAGGATTGTGGAACATGTCATAGGATGAGTCACTATGATCAAAAAGTATGCGAAGAACTTGAATTAAATTTTGTAAGTGTTAAACTGCAAGACGCCGAAGTCTATAGAAAATATCGCAAGATATTGCTCTCTAAATATCCAAAAAAGGAAGGAATGGGATGGCCTACCTATTTGTTGGTAAGTAATCCTGACTCAGAGTTTGAAGTTCATGGAGAGTTAAAGGGTGGGATGCAAAAGGGTGAATTTCGTGAGAAATTAAAATCCTTGTTAACTACTACCTAA
- a CDS encoding adenine phosphoribosyltransferase, with the protein MNLRDFIGQTPDFPKKGINFLDICPLLQDPDAWKEVLNLFSKYCDELQPDLIVGIESRGFILGSAVASYNGLGFIPIRKAGKLPGDVISQAYALEYGNDRIEIQKNRFKSKSKVLLVDDLLATGGTASAASKLLQKAGALIIGYGFIIELCAMNGRDRLNKNTPTKSLLTYY; encoded by the coding sequence TTGAATTTAAGGGATTTTATTGGGCAGACACCAGATTTTCCTAAAAAGGGAATTAATTTTCTTGATATCTGTCCATTGCTACAAGATCCTGATGCCTGGAAAGAGGTTTTAAACCTATTTAGTAAATATTGTGATGAGCTACAACCAGATCTAATCGTCGGAATCGAATCACGAGGCTTCATACTGGGCTCTGCTGTTGCTAGTTACAATGGCCTTGGTTTTATTCCCATACGTAAAGCGGGAAAACTTCCAGGGGATGTAATCAGTCAGGCTTATGCACTTGAATATGGCAATGACAGAATAGAAATTCAAAAAAACAGATTTAAGTCCAAGTCAAAAGTCTTGCTAGTTGATGATCTTCTCGCAACCGGAGGTACAGCATCGGCAGCTTCTAAGCTACTGCAAAAAGCAGGGGCACTAATAATTGGTTATGGCTTTATTATAGAACTATGTGCGATGAATGGTAGAGACAGGTTAAACAAGAACACACCGACAAAATCATTATTGACCTACTACTGA
- the dapB gene encoding 4-hydroxy-tetrahydrodipicolinate reductase, with product MPFSAAKPIPVLVSGALGRMGREVIKAIFTTADCKLVAAVDTSPGSEGKDIGLELGLGETDITVTSDLEGSLCLISQSVRNDQPPNGAVIVDFTHPSAVFEHTRTAIAYGVHPVIGTTGLSPSQINELAIFAEKASIGSAVIPNFSVGMVLLQQAAAAAARFYDHAELTELHHNQKADAPSGTCIKTAELMEELGKNFNSTDVEEHESLAGSRGGLRSSGLRLHSIRLPGLVAHQEVMFGANGETYTLKHNTINRSAYMPGVLLAIRKVRSLPGLVYGLERLI from the coding sequence ATGCCTTTCTCCGCCGCAAAACCAATCCCAGTCTTAGTTTCAGGAGCCTTAGGTCGCATGGGGCGAGAAGTTATAAAAGCCATTTTCACAACAGCAGACTGCAAACTTGTTGCTGCTGTGGATACTTCACCCGGGTCAGAAGGCAAAGATATTGGTTTGGAATTGGGACTCGGGGAGACAGACATTACGGTTACTTCTGATTTAGAGGGTTCTTTATGTCTAATTAGTCAATCAGTCCGGAATGATCAACCACCGAATGGAGCTGTAATTGTCGACTTCACACATCCATCTGCAGTTTTTGAGCACACTAGAACTGCTATCGCATACGGAGTCCATCCTGTAATTGGTACTACAGGGCTATCCCCAAGTCAGATAAATGAATTGGCAATATTTGCTGAAAAGGCTTCTATTGGGTCCGCAGTCATTCCTAATTTTTCTGTCGGAATGGTTTTGTTGCAACAAGCCGCAGCCGCAGCAGCCCGATTTTATGATCATGCTGAATTAACTGAACTACACCACAATCAGAAAGCTGACGCACCGAGTGGAACTTGTATTAAGACAGCAGAGCTAATGGAAGAACTAGGAAAAAACTTCAATAGCACAGATGTTGAAGAACATGAGTCCCTTGCTGGCAGTCGGGGAGGACTTCGGAGTAGCGGCTTACGTCTACATTCCATACGACTCCCCGGTTTGGTTGCTCATCAAGAGGTAATGTTTGGAGCTAATGGAGAAACATATACCCTTAAGCACAACACAATTAATCGCTCTGCATATATGCCAGGAGTATTACTTGCTATTAGGAAAGTGAGGTCATTACCTGGCCTTGTATATGGGTTAGAAAGACTTATATAA